Within Bdellovibrionales bacterium, the genomic segment ATACCAAAAAACATCGCCATTTCAATAGCTTCATCTCAGCTCACTCCCTTGTGTGCGCAAATCCAGTTTGCACAGAATATTACTGGCATAATACTATATTTGGCCAGGACGGAAGGCTGCAAGGTAAAATTGCATAAATTTCATTAAAGAGAAAAGTGGCGTATTCCTGTTAGCCTCCTCGAAAACGAAAATAGCTGTCCAAAGAAAAGATTCCTATTCATTTTGAAGTTCTTGACTATTCTGGGCCATCAGAAAATCCTTATCCATTTACCAAGGATTCCAATGCCAAGAATTGCAGCGGTATCGACAGCAAATCCCACGCATGTGATTCCTCAAGAGGAAATTAAAAAATTCGCAAAATCGCTTTATGGTGAGCATGAGCTATTCACACGTCTCCTCCCCGTTTTTGATAGCGTCAAGGTCCAGAAACGCCATCTGAGCGCAGATCTAGAATGGTTCAGGTCAAAGCATTCTTTCACACAAACGAATGAACTTTATATCAAAACCGCAGCGGATCTTTCTGAACGAGTTGCTATCGATGTTGCGACTCAATCCAGCATTGATACCGGTGGCTTCGACGTCGTCTTTTTTATCTCAACCACTGGACTTTCTACACCGAGTATCGATGCCCATCTCTTTAATCGCATATCCTTAAATCCCCATATCAAAAGAATTCCAATTTGGGGCCTCGGCTGCGCAGGTGGCGCCGCCGGATTGGCCCGAGCCTACGACTATCTGATGGCCTATCCTCGTCATCGTGCGCTGGTCATTGCAGTAGAACTATGCAGCCTTTCTTTTCAAATCAATGAATTAAATAAAACCAATATCGTCTCCGCGGCCCTTTTTGGCGATGGGGCCGCCGCCTGTGCCGTGTTTGGCGATCTCGTCCCCAGTCCCGAACATTCGGATGCGCACTCGCAGCCTTCTCTTTTGGGAAGCTTCTCCACGATCTATCCAAACTCACTTGATATCATGAGCTGGCAAGCAACCGCAGATGGATTTAAAGTTCGACTCTCTCAAGATATCCCTTCGATTGTGACTTCACTGGTTAAGCGCAATATCGAAGAATTCCTCTGTGACTTAAAAATTTCTCTCAGTGAAATCCATCACTTCATCCTTCATCCTGGAGGAACTAAAGTCTTGCAAGCCTATGCGGATGGACTCAACCTGTCCACTGATAAGCTTGAACATTCGTTTAACGTACTTTGTGAATTCGGAAACATGTCAAGTGCCACGGTGTTCTTCGTATTGAAACGCTTTCTAGAGGCAAGGAATCAACAATCCGGAGAATATGGCTTGATCGGATCTCTCGGCCCAGGTTTTAGCTCTGAACTCGTCATGCTTCAGTGGGACTAAAATGACTGATGATCCGTACAATAGCCTTTAAGATCACCTCTATTTTGATCATCGCATTCCAGAAGAGAATCGAACATGAGATAGGGCCGAGGGCTCTTTCCCAATTGAAGGCTTTCAAGGACTGGGTCTTAGAGCTGAGGCGCAACTTTTCCCCAATTATTCCTTTGTTCTTCCTCCGACATTCCAGCGAAATCCATTCCATCCCGCTCAACGGTCGGAACATTGGGCGTTTCATTTCTCTCGGCATCACCTACGGCCGAAGGCGTTGGCTTGAATTTATCATAGAAGTGATTTATGGCCTGCTCCCAAGGAGCCGGTATATCGCGCAGAAAGAACTCTGATATATTCTGTCGTTGGCTGAATAAACCATGCTGTGGCAGCATTTAAAATCGCTGCCAAAGGGCCCGCCTGAAAGGCCCCTCCGATAACACTTCCAATTGCGGCACCGACCATCCAACCTGAGGGCAAGGCAGATCAAAGTGCTGAGCGGTGACCGCCCCAATAGCCCCTAACACAACGACACCAGCCACTGCCGAGGCTCCGCGCAAGTGACGACCCACCAAAAGTCCTAGAGCATTTTTGATAAAGTTAGGTAAGCGCCCAAGATAAGCAACCTGTTCGGTCACGACCAAAATTTCAACGGTCCACTCAGAAATTGGCGTTGAGACTCTCGTATGTCTATAAGCAGATTTCAGCTTCTTAGCCGTCAATTGGGCGATAAAAGGAGCGAGTTTCTTCTCAACGAAAAGGGCATATGACCCTGACTTGTTTTGTTCCTCGTAGTATTCATGAAGCTTTGTCGCATCGCTAGTCAATCGACGAATTCCCTGTTGCCAGCTTGGCGACTGATCATTGAAGTCTCGCGGAAAATACTCAGACACCTTCTTTTTTTGCAACTTCTTGACCCAGGGGGGAGCGGCATTCTCTTGCCGCACGTGTCCCTCGGCGACCCCCTCAAGGGCTGGCGGAAGATTCGAGACCTCTCCATTTAGCCTCAGTCCAAATGCAATAGACGGACCCTCGCCATAATGGGCCTCAATCTCCCTCTCTGTTGATTGGTATCCAATTTTGCGAAAATGGGCTCAGAATGGTCGTCGAAAAAATTGAATCTCAAAAAATTGAGAAGTTTCCTCGATAGTTCGACAAATGACCAACTACAGTAGCAACAGCAATGGCCCCGAGTCCAAGCTTACAAAGCAAGCTCCATCGCTTCCAATATTTCATTCATATTCATGAGGTTGCCCGACAAAATAACCCGACTTCCCGTCTTTAGCTGCCCTAGCGTGCTGACATATTTTTGGCCAAGCTCTAGCTTCATGGCATTCTTCCCGCCAACGCTCGTCAGAGATTGGGCCACTTTAGTGATGGACTCAGCGGTGGCCACTCCAATAGAGAGTATCTCTTGGGCTCTGCCCTGAGCCTCGTTGATACGCTTTTGCATCTCACCTTCAGACCTATTGATCATTTCGGTCATTTGTCCCTCAGACGTATTGATCAGAGATTGCTTCGCTCCCACGCTTTTTTCGACAATAGCACGACGATTTCGTTCGGCCGTGACTTGTTTTTCCATGGATTGTCGGACGGATTCTGGTGGAATAAGATTTTTAATTTCAAATCGCAAGATATGAATTCCCCATTTCGAAGCAGCTTGATCGAGCACGCCAACAACCTTACCGCTGATGGCTTCTCTTTCTTCAAAAGTTCGATCCAAATCTAAAGTTCCTATCACAGCCCGAGTGGTCGTCTGAGCCAACTGAACGGACGCAAACCGAAAATCAGTAATGCCATAACTCGCTTTGGCCGAATCCATGACTCTCAAATAAATGACCCCGTCCACTTCAACCTGAATTTCATCTTTCGTAAAGCACCTCTGGGGAGGCACCTCCATCGTGTGTTCCTTTAGATCCTGATAGTAAGCCACGCGATCCACAAAAGGAAAAAGCACATGAAAACCACCCTTAATGGTTGCATGATAACGTCCGAATCTTTCGACAATGTACTCGGACTGGGCCGGTACAAGTTGAATGGATCGAATCAATGCGCTCAAGACAAAAAGAAATATGATCCCCAAAAGAGAGACAAAAATCAGTGAATCGATTGACATTTTTACTTCTCCAAGGCCTTGGCACTTTGAGGTGCCGGATTTTTAAGCTCTTCGACAATTCCCTTTAAGGTGGCCAATTCGACCGGATACATGGACACCTTTCCACCTGCTATCACTTCGCCAAGTTGATCAATGTACTGGTCGACCAACTTCATCTTCAAGGCTTCCTTTCCGCCAGGCTGCTCGATGGCTTCACCAATCATTTGCAAGCTCCTCGCCGTCGCATCGGCAATGAGCCGAATGGACTCAGCCCGTCCCGTCGCCTCGTTGATGCGCTTCTGTTTGGCTCCGTTAGAAAGATTAATCGCCATTTGCCTTTCGCCCATCGACACATTGATCAATTTTTCTTTTTCAGCTGTGGCGCGAGTGATTTCTGCTCGCTTTTCTCGTTCGGCCTCCATGTGCTGTTCAAGGGTTTCAATCACGTGCTGAGTGGGAGAAATGTCGCGAACCTCATAACGTAAAACCTTTATCCCCCATGGTTCAGAAGCTCTGTCTATTTCAGGGATGATTTTTGCATTCACGGCCTCTCGCTCAGAGAAAATTTCTCCCAAAGTGATCTTACCCACTTCAGACCTCATCGTCGTCTGTGCCAGATTAATGCTGGCCGCCAGATAGTTTCCAATTCCATAACTTGCTTTTTTTGCATCCATCACCTGCAAATAAAGAAGTCCGTCGATTTCAACTTGAATATTGTCACTCGTAATTACGCTTTGCGGTGGAATATCGATGACCTGCTCGCGAACTTCTTGTCGATAAGCCGCTCTATCAAAAAATGGAATCAAAAAATGAAGGCCTGGCTTTAGCACCGTTAAAAACCTGCCTAACCTTTCAACGATCACGTTTTCCCGTTCAGGCACAATGATAATTGTTTTAAAAACAATAAAACCAATAATTATGATAGTTATGGACATCGCACTGAGCATTGCCTAGTTCTCCTCGGTTTTACCAATCTTCATTACAATCCATGAAATATTGTCACGACCGACAATAACGGCCTTCTCGCCCACGCCAATTTCTTCTTCACCATTCAATTTGGCAGTCCAAGTCGATTCTCCGAAGCTCACGCGGCCCGGACGA encodes:
- a CDS encoding paraslipin, which translates into the protein MSIDSLIFVSLLGIIFLFVLSALIRSIQLVPAQSEYIVERFGRYHATIKGGFHVLFPFVDRVAYYQDLKEHTMEVPPQRCFTKDEIQVEVDGVIYLRVMDSAKASYGITDFRFASVQLAQTTTRAVIGTLDLDRTFEEREAISGKVVGVLDQAASKWGIHILRFEIKNLIPPESVRQSMEKQVTAERNRRAIVEKSVGAKQSLINTSEGQMTEMINRSEGEMQKRINEAQGRAQEILSIGVATAESITKVAQSLTSVGGKNAMKLELGQKYVSTLGQLKTGSRVILSGNLMNMNEILEAMELAL
- a CDS encoding paraslipin, with the translated sequence MLSAMSITIIIIGFIVFKTIIIVPERENVIVERLGRFLTVLKPGLHFLIPFFDRAAYRQEVREQVIDIPPQSVITSDNIQVEIDGLLYLQVMDAKKASYGIGNYLAASINLAQTTMRSEVGKITLGEIFSEREAVNAKIIPEIDRASEPWGIKVLRYEVRDISPTQHVIETLEQHMEAEREKRAEITRATAEKEKLINVSMGERQMAINLSNGAKQKRINEATGRAESIRLIADATARSLQMIGEAIEQPGGKEALKMKLVDQYIDQLGEVIAGGKVSMYPVELATLKGIVEELKNPAPQSAKALEK
- a CDS encoding type III polyketide synthase; the protein is MPRIAAVSTANPTHVIPQEEIKKFAKSLYGEHELFTRLLPVFDSVKVQKRHLSADLEWFRSKHSFTQTNELYIKTAADLSERVAIDVATQSSIDTGGFDVVFFISTTGLSTPSIDAHLFNRISLNPHIKRIPIWGLGCAGGAAGLARAYDYLMAYPRHRALVIAVELCSLSFQINELNKTNIVSAALFGDGAAACAVFGDLVPSPEHSDAHSQPSLLGSFSTIYPNSLDIMSWQATADGFKVRLSQDIPSIVTSLVKRNIEEFLCDLKISLSEIHHFILHPGGTKVLQAYADGLNLSTDKLEHSFNVLCEFGNMSSATVFFVLKRFLEARNQQSGEYGLIGSLGPGFSSELVMLQWD